In Methanobacterium formicicum DSM 3637, the genomic window ATTATTTCCGGGCTTTAGCCACTTTCCTGGCTATAACCAGTTCTCCAATGGCTATCAAACCAACGAAGAATTTTTCCAATCCTCCAGTGGCCCAGATAGCTTCACCAAAGGTGGAGTTTTTGATTCTTTTCTCGTAATCATTGGCAGTGACTCGTTTACCGGTTCTGCGGCGGGTGACAATGGCTGATGCTTCCATGAGTTCATCCCAGGTAACTCCTTTAAGTTCTTCTGCCATGGCTTCGAAGATCTTGGAAACTTTAATCTCATAGAGACTGGAAAGGGTTTTTACGATATCAAAAGTTCGTACCACACCTACAACAACATCATCATCACTTATCACAGGTATGTTAAACACTTTATACTCTCCTGCTTCCAGAACAGCTAAACGTGCAG contains:
- a CDS encoding HPP family protein encodes the protein MKVNEMMDKDFIVVSPDDDLVEVSILMEKKLRFTTPVVDDKKRLVGWITSLDVTRGFREGKKKVKDVMYAKEDIVHVHDDDPARLAVLEAGEYKVFNIPVISDDDVVVGVVRTFDIVKTLSSLYEIKVSKIFEAMAEELKGVTWDELMEASAIVTRRRTGKRVTANDYEKRIKNSTFGEAIWATGGLEKFFVGLIAIGELVIARKVAKARK